In the genome of Flavobacterium panacagri, one region contains:
- a CDS encoding efflux RND transporter periplasmic adaptor subunit — protein sequence MKNIFSSVDLTAIPIAIGSKGFSQSTQSSIFLRPLRFVFAILAVTLTSCNEKKAEETHEEEKSSTEVALTESQYKTVGIETGIVEDRNLNKVIKANGYTTVPPQNSAEVSTLIGGTVKDIFVLEGTYVNKGKVLATIQNLEVIEMQEEYQSATANVEYLQLEYNRQKTLSDENVNPRKIFQEVKAKLAAERARAQAAKNKLDALHVGAKGSSSLVPIVAPINGYVGKINIAKGAFANTGVSLFEVVDNSQMHLDLNVYEKDLGSISIGQVIDFVLTNQSNKSIKGKIFGINKSFSNESKTVAVHAKIDPADAKGLIPGMYVSANINITNATVPALPKDAVVKNADKYFVFVQEEAHAEEKHEHAAGEKEEAHEKEIHFKAIEVMPGTTDLGFTEIKFVDKIEPQTKIVTKGAFYLLSAMKGGGEHEH from the coding sequence ATGAAAAATATATTTAGTAGCGTAGATTTAACCGCAATCCCGATAGCCATCGGGAGCAAAGGTTTTTCGCAAAGCACGCAAAGTTCAATTTTCTTGCGCCCCTTGCGCTTTGTCTTTGCGATCCTTGCGGTTACATTAACAAGTTGCAATGAAAAGAAAGCAGAAGAAACCCACGAAGAAGAAAAATCAAGTACAGAAGTTGCCTTAACAGAATCGCAATACAAAACCGTAGGCATTGAAACAGGAATTGTAGAAGACAGAAATCTCAACAAAGTCATTAAAGCCAATGGATATACCACAGTGCCGCCTCAAAATTCTGCTGAGGTTTCGACTTTAATTGGCGGAACAGTAAAGGATATTTTTGTTTTGGAAGGCACTTATGTCAATAAAGGAAAAGTTTTGGCAACAATCCAAAATCTGGAAGTGATTGAAATGCAGGAAGAATATCAGTCGGCAACGGCTAATGTTGAATATCTGCAGTTAGAATACAATCGCCAGAAAACCTTGAGTGACGAAAATGTAAATCCGAGAAAGATATTTCAAGAAGTAAAAGCAAAATTAGCGGCAGAAAGAGCCCGCGCTCAGGCAGCAAAAAACAAATTAGATGCTTTGCATGTTGGAGCAAAAGGAAGTTCATCTTTAGTTCCAATTGTAGCACCAATAAATGGCTATGTAGGTAAAATCAATATTGCGAAAGGCGCTTTTGCCAATACAGGAGTTTCTTTGTTTGAAGTGGTAGACAACAGTCAGATGCATTTGGATTTAAATGTGTATGAAAAAGATTTGGGATCGATTTCTATTGGTCAGGTAATTGATTTTGTTCTTACCAATCAGTCCAATAAATCGATTAAAGGAAAGATTTTCGGAATCAATAAATCTTTTTCTAACGAAAGTAAAACCGTGGCTGTACACGCTAAAATTGATCCAGCCGACGCGAAAGGTTTGATTCCGGGAATGTATGTTTCGGCCAATATTAATATTACGAATGCTACAGTTCCGGCACTTCCAAAAGATGCTGTCGTTAAAAATGCCGATAAATATTTTGTTTTTGTTCAGGAAGAAGCACATGCGGAAGAAAAACACGAGCACGCAGCAGGCGAAAAAGAAGAAGCTCACGAAAAAGAAATTCATTTTAAAGCAATTGAAGTAATGCCCGGAACAACCGATTTAGGTTTTACCGAAATTAAGTTTGTGGATAAGATTGAACCGCAGACAAAAATCGTTACAAAAGGTGCTTTTTATTTATTGTCGGCAATGAAGGGCGGGGGAGAGCATGAGCACTAA